In one Parageobacillus genomosp. 1 genomic region, the following are encoded:
- a CDS encoding ribonucleoside-diphosphate reductase subunit alpha has protein sequence MALQTSNTMITKENGQAEPFSHEKLIFFIRHTTSDFPHLRTDDYIERIIRVIEHKETISVEQFFHYLILEGLSYISETEPEWTFVCARIYLKQLYKEAAKQRGYDEAQRYGSLYDLIAALVEKGVYHRSLLEDYTKEEIMELAKLIDPEKDKLFTYIGLRTLADRYLARDYERNLYELPQERFLIIAMTLMAKEPKQRRFALIQEAYWALSNLYMTVATPTLANAGKSYGQLSSCFVDTVDDSLQGIYDSNTDIANLSKSGGGIGVYLGKIRSRGSDIRGFKGVSSGVIPWMKQLNNTAVSVDQLGQRKGAISVYLDVWHKDIFAFLDAKLNNGDERMRTHDLFTGVCIPDLFMEQVEKRGDWYLFDPHEVRKVMGFRLEDFYDEEKGRGSFREKYWQCVHEERLSKEKVPAIEIMKSIMRSQLESGTPFMFYRDEVNRKNPNGHLGMIYCSNLCTEIAQNQSPTVVEKQYTKDGKIIIEKIPGDFVVCNLSSINLARAVTDNVLERLIPIQMRMFDNVIDLNNIPVLQAQLTNQKYRAVGLGTFGWHHLLALKGMRWESDEAVEYADKLYEKITYLAIQASMELAREKGSYPAFPGSDWQTGAYFDKRGYRRNDNADWDTLKKQVAKHGMRNGYVLAVAPNASTSIIAGSTASIDPIFLKVYAEEKKDYKIPVTVPDLNEKTTWYYKSAYHIDQHWSIKQNAARQRHIDQSISFNFYVMNTIKAKELLDLHLTAWKSGLKTTYYVRSTSSTIDECESCAS, from the coding sequence ATGGCATTGCAAACAAGCAATACGATGATTACGAAAGAAAATGGACAAGCGGAGCCATTTTCCCACGAGAAACTCATTTTCTTTATCCGCCACACGACGAGCGATTTTCCGCACTTACGGACAGATGACTATATCGAACGCATCATCCGCGTGATCGAACATAAAGAGACCATTTCTGTCGAGCAGTTCTTTCACTATCTCATACTAGAGGGGCTTTCCTATATTAGCGAAACGGAACCGGAATGGACGTTTGTCTGCGCCCGCATTTATTTAAAACAATTATATAAAGAAGCGGCAAAGCAGCGCGGATACGACGAAGCTCAACGTTACGGCAGCCTTTATGATTTAATTGCTGCACTTGTCGAAAAGGGAGTGTATCATCGTTCCCTTTTGGAAGATTATACAAAAGAAGAAATCATGGAACTTGCTAAACTTATTGATCCAGAAAAAGACAAGCTGTTTACCTACATCGGCTTGCGCACACTCGCCGATCGCTACCTTGCTCGCGACTACGAACGCAACTTGTATGAGCTTCCGCAAGAGCGGTTTCTCATCATCGCGATGACGCTAATGGCCAAAGAGCCAAAGCAGCGCCGTTTTGCCCTTATCCAAGAAGCGTACTGGGCGTTAAGCAACTTGTACATGACCGTTGCCACACCGACTTTGGCAAACGCTGGCAAAAGCTACGGACAACTGTCAAGCTGCTTTGTCGATACAGTCGACGACAGCCTGCAAGGCATTTACGACAGCAATACCGATATCGCCAACCTTTCGAAATCGGGTGGCGGAATCGGCGTCTATCTCGGCAAAATCAGAAGCCGCGGCAGCGACATCAGAGGCTTTAAAGGCGTTTCCTCCGGCGTGATTCCATGGATGAAGCAGCTTAATAACACCGCCGTCAGCGTCGATCAATTAGGGCAGCGCAAAGGCGCGATTTCCGTTTACTTAGATGTATGGCATAAAGACATTTTCGCCTTTTTGGACGCAAAATTAAACAACGGTGACGAACGGATGAGAACACACGATTTATTTACGGGCGTCTGCATTCCTGATTTATTTATGGAGCAAGTGGAAAAGCGCGGGGACTGGTATTTGTTTGATCCGCATGAAGTGCGGAAAGTGATGGGATTTAGACTGGAGGATTTTTACGATGAAGAAAAAGGGCGCGGCAGCTTCCGTGAAAAATATTGGCAATGCGTCCATGAAGAGCGTCTTTCGAAAGAAAAAGTACCGGCGATTGAAATTATGAAAAGCATTATGCGTAGCCAACTGGAGTCGGGGACACCGTTTATGTTTTACCGCGACGAAGTGAACCGAAAAAATCCGAACGGGCACCTCGGCATGATTTACTGCAGCAACCTTTGTACGGAAATCGCGCAAAATCAAAGCCCGACTGTTGTGGAAAAGCAATATACGAAAGACGGAAAAATTATCATTGAAAAAATCCCCGGCGATTTTGTCGTCTGCAACTTGTCGTCGATTAACCTTGCCCGCGCCGTCACCGACAATGTGCTTGAGCGGCTCATTCCGATTCAAATGCGCATGTTTGACAACGTCATTGACTTAAACAACATTCCTGTCCTGCAAGCGCAGCTGACGAATCAAAAATACCGCGCCGTCGGGCTTGGCACGTTCGGCTGGCACCATTTGCTTGCGTTAAAAGGCATGCGCTGGGAATCGGACGAAGCAGTTGAATACGCGGACAAGCTGTATGAAAAAATCACCTATTTGGCGATCCAAGCAAGCATGGAATTGGCGAGGGAAAAAGGTAGTTATCCCGCATTTCCAGGCTCCGATTGGCAGACAGGTGCCTATTTTGATAAGCGCGGCTACCGCCGCAACGACAATGCCGACTGGGACACACTGAAAAAACAAGTCGCCAAACACGGCATGCGCAATGGTTACGTCCTGGCTGTTGCGCCAAACGCTTCCACATCGATTATCGCCGGCAGCACCGCCAGCATTGACCCGATCTTTTTAAAAGTGTACGCGGAAGAAAAGAAAGATTACAAAATCCCCGTCACTGTACCTGATTTAAATGAAAAAACAACATGGTATTATAAATCGGCGTACCATATCGACCAGCATTGGAGCATTAAACAAAACGCAGCGCGGCAACGCCATATCGACCAATCGATTTCGTTCAACTTTTACGTCATGAACACGATTAAAGCGAAAGAACTGTTAGACCTTCATCTCACCGCCTGGAAGTCAGGACTAAAAACAACGTATTACGTCCGTTCCACTTCCAGCACGATTGACGAATGCGAATCATGCGCAAGTTAA
- a CDS encoding ribonucleotide-diphosphate reductase subunit beta, whose product MAHLLTKRVIMDPEAPNRSTRIINGKSSNVLNWDDIAYPWAYAKYKRMLANFWTPFEINMSQDVKQFPLLTEREQDAFLKIIGLLALLDSIQTDYAGRVADYITDSSINALMIMLAQQEVIHNHSYSYVLSSLVPKQKQDEVFEFWRNEPILRKRNDFVTNGYKAFAENPNVENLLKSIVYDVILEGLFFYSGFAFFYNLARNQKMVATSTMINYINRDEHIHVDLFAKIFTEVLKEYPEYNTPELAGFVRETFIKAAELEIEWANYIIGNDIDGIDMHDLSAYIKFYANVRAHQLGFDRPFDGYRTNPLRWIKAYEEVDLGKSDFFEQKSRQYTKVNIDNGFDEL is encoded by the coding sequence GTGGCACATCTATTAACGAAACGGGTCATCATGGACCCGGAAGCACCCAACCGCTCAACACGAATCATTAACGGCAAAAGCTCAAACGTCCTAAATTGGGACGATATCGCTTACCCGTGGGCGTACGCCAAATATAAACGGATGCTGGCAAACTTTTGGACGCCGTTTGAAATCAATATGTCGCAAGATGTCAAGCAATTTCCATTGCTAACCGAGCGTGAACAAGACGCATTTTTGAAAATTATCGGCCTGCTCGCCCTGCTTGACAGCATTCAAACCGACTACGCCGGCAGGGTCGCCGATTATATTACCGATTCAAGCATTAACGCGCTTATGATTATGCTCGCGCAGCAGGAAGTCATTCATAACCATTCGTATTCTTACGTTCTTTCAAGCCTCGTGCCGAAACAAAAACAGGATGAAGTATTTGAATTTTGGCGGAACGAGCCGATTTTGCGAAAACGAAACGATTTTGTCACAAACGGCTACAAAGCGTTTGCCGAAAATCCGAACGTGGAAAACTTACTAAAATCGATTGTCTATGACGTAATTTTAGAAGGATTGTTTTTCTATTCCGGCTTTGCTTTCTTTTACAACTTGGCGCGCAATCAAAAAATGGTCGCGACAAGCACGATGATTAATTACATCAATCGAGACGAACATATTCATGTCGATTTATTTGCAAAAATTTTTACAGAAGTGCTAAAAGAATATCCGGAATACAATACACCGGAACTTGCTGGCTTTGTACGAGAAACGTTCATCAAAGCAGCAGAACTGGAAATCGAATGGGCCAATTACATCATTGGCAACGATATCGATGGCATTGATATGCACGATTTGAGCGCCTATATTAAATTTTACGCCAACGTCCGCGCCCATCAGCTTGGCTTTGATCGTCCGTTTGACGGCTATCGGACAAACCCATTGCGCTGGATTAAAGCGTATGAAGAAGTCGATCTCGGCAAATCAGACTTTTTCGAACAAAAATCAAGGCAATATACAAAAGTGAATATCGATAACGGATTTGATGAATTATAA